The Camelina sativa cultivar DH55 chromosome 16, Cs, whole genome shotgun sequence sequence CAAGTCATTCATATAGCATCCATTTTGTTTGATAgggtattttaacaaaacatggcgcgacacaccattttgttatatatcattatacccTTTGTTGCTTGGACCATTAGTACAAAAATTACTCGTCTTTCATATGAGTTTAATATAGACTTGATTACCTCTTTTATTggccaatatatatctctatatgcTCACAGAGCAGAGAGTTATGATCCTCATTAATCACATTTGCGCTATATCATTTTATTGTCGACATGTATGCCTTCGGTTCCATATTTCTCGTAATGACATGGTTAATcgagatctctttaatcattatataaatgattttatacaggtaactaattttgttattaaccatatcaatcaGTTTCTCTACTCCTCTTGAGAAGTATCTTGCTCCTCTTTAGGAGTCTATGTGCATCTCTCTGGGAGTCTATTAGCTCTTCATAAAGAGTCTATCTACTCCTCTTTAtgaattcattttcttttcttttgagagtataatcctCTTTTCAATttgctcttttttcttttcgaggATTGTATTTATCTTAGGAACTAAAGTAGTCTATCACGTTTCTTATGTGTCATAGACTTGTATGTCATCCGTCagatacatatttttattcgaGCATTTCTAGATGGGATGTGAGATTTCTCAAAActacaagttcatattcatttatgtgaggatcaataattatatgaaatctcaCCCATCAGCTTTTTGCATTTGGATTTGCAATATATACTTTGAATAGTGATCTGTTGAACTTttgaactttcaagttcatattCGTTAGattcatttgttcaaagatCCAAAACTATTCGATGATTATCCCATAATGACGGGGAACTTTTATCATCCAACTTGATGATTTCTAAATCTTGCAATACGCACATCTCTCATAAGATGACTCTATATTAATAGGGCGGAGACTCATCTCCCGCATCGATATATTTCATCCTTTttggatgatatttttatgcGGTGTAGAGGAGCATTTATAATATACATCACACACccataagattcaaaatgagaaatatttaatCTCCAACCATGAATATATAACATGGGAGAAATATTTCTTTCAAACTGTTggcctcatatataatatttattacatacaaaacaaagaaattaaatcaCCATGAATCATTTTGCAATATCTTGGAGTTGCACTATGAACGATTCATCATAGCTCATTTCAAGATGAACATCACATATGTTCCACTTTATCACATGcgacatatatatgtgataaactaaATGATATGACTTCACCAAAGTTATATCGCTCTGGggtgtcaaattcaccaaagtttatTGACTTATTGTCGATGTGGGATTCCtttaattctccccctcgagatgataactcttggaCTTCATTCATCTCGAACTGAATCCCACTTTAGGATCAACAACATACCGTTTCAGTTATGTCTATTATCGTAGATCCTTATAAGATGTGAGATTAGTATTACCCCCTCTCAAGATGATGACTTTTATGTCTGTTCACCTTTGACCGAATCTTATTATTAGATCGGTTATATTTGGGGTATAATTTGGAgatttattaaagaaatcaaaccatcatatatatacaatgagctTGTTAATCCAAAAGGATGGTGAATGGGCCAACATTATATGATTCTGGAGGCATAGCCTACTACAGAATCAAGGAGGAGGTATATAACCATCAACTccataaacaataaatagaaatttaaataaatttaaataacttCAACATAAATTAGATGTTACCTGAAATATGAATGAAGTACAGTGTTTACAACCTCTTGAAATGTGAACGGGGACATGCAATACTTTTGAAAGAACTTTTGTTCCTCTAAACAAATTctcaatgatttttaatatcattgattTTCCGGGATGGCTTGACCGGTAACACTATGCTTAAAGCATTAAGgaatttcatatttactatcattttgccatctttctttttgcatgatataatcatatacatgCGTGTCTCCAATATGGTCGATCTTGcgataccatatttatttatattctcaatataataatattattaagacAAAATGTCTTTGAAACTTCATGAGTTTCTTTGAGACTTCAGAGAATACTAGACATCGATAATTATGAATCTGATGTCTTTGAAAGTCGAGAGACTAACTCATCTAGACCTTCTAATTACTTTTGCATTGTCTATGATGTACTGACATGTACTTCATATATTCTCataatagaaatatatttttgattttaaagacaTTCCGTTGTCTTTAAATCTCATATAACACATATGGTTACTTTTTacgaataaacaaaattaaataaacaaacataaaaatgcagaaaataaaataagagctatagccttatatataagaatttaatagaagtaatttttctttgatcGTAGAGTAGGTAGAGCCTATcatatataacgatcaatccggGAAAGACAAAGCTTTTTGTTTGATCATGAATGAGGTagaacctctatatgtataacTATCAACCCGGAAATGACATAGTCCTTATATTTGATCGTATAGAAAGCAAAGTCAATCTTTCGGGAAAGGACATAGCCTTTTGTTAGATCGTAAAGGAGGGGTGAAGCCTACCATATCAAatgatcaatccaaatattatatagctttatatatgatcgtaaaggaggcaGAGCGtaccatatataacgatctatctatccagaaaagacatagcttttatttgattgtgaaggaggcagagcctaccatatatcaaacaatcaattcAGATATAACATAGCTATATATTTGATCGCAAAGGAGGTAAAACGATCAATCCAGAAAATGACATAGCCtttatatttgatcatatagGAGGCATAGCCTGCTATTTTTAACGATCTTTCCAGAAAAGACATAGTCTTTTGTTAGATCTGGAAGAAGGCAAAACCTATTATATAAAACGATCCATCCAGAATTGTATAGCTTTATAtatgatcgtaaaggaggcaaCACCTATAACTTATGACGATCAATCAGGAAAAAGGTATAATTTTACgatgtctataatatttatgttctataaacataaatgaaaataatataaatttacttaCTTCGTAAAAGCTCCAATGGTAAAGacatcgtgctgataacgtgttgtgaatTATAACTAGAATAcacttatatgtgttttgtaatattttgtaaagtGAACAAGAAATAATAAAGTGAAAGAGAGGGAGGAGCAGCCaccagagagtgagagagattaAAACTCTTTCTTTTGATCAAAGACATCTtgtgtatttttctatttttacacaACTCCTTATTTATAGTGTACTACGAAAGACATAAATTACACATTTATTCACTTGATAATGACAAGTGataagttatataatattacatGAACAAGTGTCATGACATATGTTTTTGTGATGGATTAatcacaattattttttataatatttatatgtttttttggatttgttgaaATACGAGCTAGTGGGAAGCTTTAGTAAATTTCTGAAAATCACTAATTTAACAAGCAGTTGACCTTACTAGCttgtatgattattaatttagcCGACGAAACTAtactaaattataataaaataaagagataacGACGACATAAACTCATACATCATTACCATATTCACCAAGAAACCTCAAAAACTTAATACAAGCTAGTTAAATAGGATATTTCTGAAATCAAAGAACTAGTTGGATTCCCAAAAGTTAAAGCATGTTTTcaagaaaaacagaagaagcaaaagggATAGATTGCTAGAAATAATTAGTTAATCGTTTCCAACCATTAATTTAGTTGACCCCATTATTGTTTCATAGCGACTAAGGTGAAAATGATAGTTCTGAAAATCTGTTTAAGACTATTCAGTTTCAAAATCTATTTTGTACCGGACTCATTCATCAAAGAATTATAGTCATATCTCATTATCAATTTTCTTTACAAACttcaacatctttttttttttttttttttttttttttttttttttttNCATATTTGgaaatatgatttgtgttttcgGGATTGAcctgttttaaaattatatgggACCAACAATTATATGATGCAGTTcatatgtaatttttgttttaattagtttttttttatagataactTATTAATATGTGTCGTACACATGCGAATTAATCTGTTTTAATCATATAGTTATCATAAAAAggtaacatatatatgtatcaacTATTTAAAccgtaaatatttttttttttgataaagaatgTTGGTTAAACACTTCTTCCAACCGATTTTTTGATCGGTAACTTCCATGGACCATGGTGATTCGTCTGTGAAAAATAAACCCttaataattttgaaagaaattcATTAAgtaatccaaaattttatatgattatgtaaataaaaacgctgcttaaatataatttatatagttatgtAAACTATACACAAAGTAcaagtttgaagaaaaaaacaaaaaacaaaattttagaagCCCCTTGTAAGTGTATACGTTTTGATATCTCTTAACATCTCGAACAAATTAATAAACCTTTTCGTAAGTACGTTTGAGGTAGAACATATTTACGTCAACGTTCCAAACAATAGGATGCTATATAATAGTGACTGCTTAAGTTGAAACTTGATTTTTTCTCCACGAAAACGTCTGgcaaaactaatattttttttcccaacCATGCAACAAATCGAAGCTATTTtctcatcacaaaaaaaaaaaaaaaatcatcctcATTAAGTATATACTTCTTTTTGTAACTGGAGATAGATCCACGAAGCCTAAACAAATCCACCGATCAATTGTATGACAATAACCACTAAACTACATGACTATAACCACTAAACTACAATCACTTGCTTCTTCTTATCATATCTTTCGGTAACAACGACTCATTTTAATTGAgatttagttttaattatgtGGATATTTTGTTCTCCATGACCCATGACATAGATTTCTTGTATACTAATTAGACTTCTTTTGAGACAAAAAGTCATAGcttaaatgaaaagaaatctcGAAAATTCTAGTAAATGCATTTCTTTCTTCGTTGCCAAATGTTTCTTGCAGcaaatttgtaatttcataATATGGATTTTGCATGTATTTCTAAAAAAGTATCATGGAATTTAATCTGATAATGtctgatttttatataatatcacGCTATTTTTGTTAATCATTCACGGAAAGAAAAAGACTTAtcgaatttttgttttcagttttagcAGAAATTTTTGTTAGCAATCAAAGAAGCCCTAGATCCAAACTTTATCGCTCCATCTATCACCGTACAGTTTATTCAAATATATCGTCACCTATAGATCTAGCTAGGGCGTTTGGTATATTGGAATTACTAatgtttgatctttgtttttctaggaaactatataaataatatcgtGTTTTACAATTGGTCCGATAATGCCAAAATCATTGGAGCGATGCGTCTCATCACACAATATATTCATTCTCATATAAATACTTTAATCTGCAAGGATTATGAAGTGGCTAGGATAATAAGACATTCCGTCTACCAAATGACTATAACCACATGACATGACTATAATCTGCAATCTCTGGTCTAATCCACATGAATATAACTACTAAactaacatatataaatgtttatcaCCAACGACTCATTTCAATTGGGGATTATTTTTATGTAGATATTTTGGTTCTCCATGACCATGACATAACTTTTGAATTCTATAATCTGTCTTTTCTTTGAACCAAAGAGTCATAGCTAAACCGAAAAGAAATCTCGAAATTTCTATTAAATGACTTTCCATTTTCGTTACCAAAAGTAATTATGAAGAAGACATAAAGAAAACCAAGATACTCCTATGTATAAGACAAATATATCGGATTAgtttatcaaaccaaataaaatatatatggtcCTTTAATTTGGAACATGATTCTACTGAAACTCTACTACTAACAGAACAGTAAAACTACTTCATATTAACTAAGAATCTGAACCTTGTgtgttttcatttgtttaaggTGTGTTATTGGAgttcaaaattaatataatgttTTCAGAATTCATAGTATATGTCTACGTAAAATATAAATGAGTCTCCAAGAAAGAATTCAACAAAATGATTATTACTAAAACAGACCCTAtatattagttcttaaaaaataatatataactcgACAATATGTATCTATACATGATGGTATACCATAaagtttttatacaaaaattactGAAACGtctaaagaaataaaagtatTACATGAAATAAACTTACTCTACACAAGTATAcctcccaaaaaaagaaaaaagaacaaaattagaaaatcaacCTCCCAAGCTCCAACTTCAAATCTTCGTTCTCTAAAGGCGTCAAGTTCAAATCCAAACACAAAACCCTCTTTCCATTACCACCGCCAGACTTCTTCATCGTCACCGGCGCCGTAGCAGGAGCCAAACTCCGgccacctcctcctcctgctcCACCTCTATGCTTCCTCATGTGACCACCCAAGGCTTGCCCTACGGCGAACTCAGCACCACATATGGGACACTCGTGTTTCACCGGTTTGACTCTCTTGGGAGAAGGAGGTGCGTGGCCTTCAAGTGCTGCCGATCGCCTGTGGCTGGCTCGATGGCCTCCCAAGGCTTGAAACGACGGGAACTCTTTGTTGCATGTCTTGCACGCAAAAACACGGCTTTTGGTGTCGTTTTGATGATTCTTTGATAGAAGAATCAAACAACTAGCCATCTTGTTTATCATCTCCATATCTGATCTTTCCATTTTAattgatctgaaaaaaaaaagaaacgaaactcTTTGTTTTGGATGAGAgatggagaaaaaaatgaaaaatgaaacgAAGACTTTGttgaaaaatgtattttttgatCGTGTTTTTATAAGCGAAAAAAAACTTAGCTTAGCTTTTTTTgcattgactttttttttgtttgtgatacaAAGTGCTGAAATTCTTATTTTACCCTTTCTTCCTGCTGAACAAACACCTTTTCGTTGACCCTCCACGTTCAATAATAGTTTCGTGttattctaaacaaaaatagcaaaaatataataataactgaCTATTCATTTGATTgtttacaaatcatatatatttagtatcATGTTCAACTGCTAAACGAGACAGACATGTAAACAGAATCTATAAGGCCATAAGTTACTGCATTTACTTGtgtatatttcattatttgtttcATCGACCAAATAGAAGATTGTAGCAACTGAAAGTTAGATTTATAGAAATCTCAACAAATGAAAGTTTGAAGATATCTAACGAAATTTCACGTAATATCAATTAGTTTTGTATAAGTAATTCATTAAATATAGCAAAGATCCAATTGTTTGACCCAAAGTTTATCAAAGTGATCAGCACTTTAGAAAGTAATAAACTGCATTACAAAAATTGCggtatgattaaaaaataatggaagATATTTTATAAGCTTATGATGTTGTTGGTACCAACCAATGCTAATGGGTAATACAGCTGCGTTTGCCACAACACATATATTGTTATCATTCATAATGTAACCATCAAGagaatcaataataataaaaatgttttgtcaACAAGTAACTATGGTTTAATTAATATCTGAAAGTgggattataattttatggtggatattatttaataaaaattaaagataacACATAAGGTGTTGTACACTGGTCGATCTTTCTTGGAGAAACCATGACCATGCATGTCTTGTGTTCGCGTCTTACCAGCCATAAATCTATAAATATGGACGTATCAAAGGATAAAGGGGGTTAACTTACTAGCTTAGAACCGTGGCTCAAAGAAACATTGGTTGTGATATCTTCTTCTAGTCCCAAAAGActcatctgattttttttccaagacttttaaaaagaaACGATTATATTAAGAAATGGGTATTTTGGTAATTGAAGAACAAGTACGGTAAGACTTTTTGGTACGGCAAGTTGCGATTGAGTCACAGAAACGTCATCGCCTACCAAACCCAAACGACGAGAGGAAACAAAATAGTCGTGAGTCAGACGCTCTAGAGTGTTTTACTATTATAAAACCCTCTCTTTATCCCCAACTCGCACTTTCACACGCGTGTGACTCTTTAATCAAACTTTTTACTATTACCAAACTTCTTTtccacctttttgttttgtgtttcctCTCGTGTAGATTAGATCAATCTACTTCATTTCAACATCATCACGCATGAAAACTACCTTACGTGTTTCGTTTATCTTGT is a genomic window containing:
- the LOC104750023 gene encoding zinc finger protein ZAT12-like, whose translation is MERSDMEMINKMASCLILLSKNHQNDTKSRVFACKTCNKEFPSFQALGGHRASHRRSAALEGHAPPSPKRVKPVKHECPICGAEFAVGQALGGHMRKHRGGAGGGGGRSLAPATAPVTMKKSGGGNGKRVLCLDLNLTPLENEDLKLELGRLIF